One window of the Archangium primigenium genome contains the following:
- a CDS encoding sigma 54-interacting transcriptional regulator codes for MMRSGPGRIRMKLLVLSGAEAGRSFSLDHKEYVVGKAPTCDIILEDKTISRQHLKLEVHDEHVLAVDLESRNGSFFDGMRFSQLELRPGSVVTLGTTELKLVPEDTRERSVVLSGRDRFGALVGKSRKMREVFTLLERMAPGGSDVLIHGETGTGKELCAEGLHNESKRAKGPFIIVDLAGIAPSLIESELFGHVKGAFTGALADRAGAFERAAGGTVFLDEVGELPLDLQPRLLRVLERRQVKRVGANDYRTVDMRVVAATHVDLEGAVKANKFRRDLFHRLAVLRVTLPPLRERPEDIPLLIDTVLGRMGRPPSDLSDQTRALLSQYPWPGNVRELRNVVEQVVNLGEEALPEMPPLPGGEVSSGSSGGGGGVDLDLPFKDAKERLIEGFERDYLKGLLERCEGNISRASREAGIDRVYLRKLLRKHGLDSGGESA; via the coding sequence ATGATGCGGTCGGGGCCCGGGCGCATTCGCATGAAGCTGCTCGTGCTCTCCGGGGCCGAAGCGGGACGCTCGTTCTCGCTCGACCACAAGGAGTACGTGGTGGGCAAGGCGCCCACCTGCGACATCATCCTGGAGGACAAGACCATCTCGCGCCAGCACCTCAAGCTCGAGGTGCATGACGAGCACGTGCTGGCGGTGGACCTGGAGTCGCGCAACGGCTCGTTCTTCGATGGGATGCGCTTTTCCCAGCTGGAGCTGCGGCCCGGCAGCGTCGTCACCCTGGGCACCACCGAGCTCAAGCTGGTGCCCGAGGACACGCGCGAGCGCTCCGTGGTGCTCTCCGGGCGGGACCGCTTCGGCGCGCTGGTGGGCAAGAGCCGCAAGATGCGCGAGGTCTTCACCCTGCTCGAGCGCATGGCGCCGGGCGGCTCGGACGTGCTCATCCACGGCGAGACGGGCACGGGCAAGGAGCTGTGCGCCGAGGGCCTGCACAACGAGAGCAAGCGCGCCAAGGGCCCCTTCATCATCGTGGACCTGGCGGGCATCGCCCCCTCGCTCATCGAGAGCGAGCTGTTCGGCCACGTGAAGGGCGCCTTCACCGGCGCCCTGGCGGACCGGGCCGGCGCCTTCGAGCGCGCCGCGGGCGGCACCGTGTTCCTCGACGAGGTGGGCGAGCTGCCCCTGGACCTGCAGCCGCGCCTCTTGCGCGTGCTGGAGCGCCGGCAGGTCAAGCGCGTGGGCGCCAACGACTACCGCACGGTGGACATGCGGGTGGTGGCCGCCACGCACGTGGACCTGGAGGGCGCGGTCAAGGCGAACAAGTTCCGCCGCGACCTCTTCCACCGGCTCGCCGTGCTGCGCGTCACCCTGCCGCCCCTGCGCGAGCGGCCCGAGGACATCCCGCTGCTCATCGACACCGTGCTCGGCCGCATGGGCCGGCCCCCGAGCGACCTGTCCGACCAGACGCGCGCCCTGCTCAGCCAGTACCCCTGGCCGGGCAACGTGCGCGAGCTGCGCAACGTGGTGGAGCAGGTGGTGAACCTGGGCGAGGAGGCCCTGCCCGAGATGCCCCCGCTGCCCGGCGGAGAGGTGTCCTCGGGCTCCAGCGGCGGCGGCGGCGGCGTGGATCTGGACCTGCCCTTCAAGGACGCCAAGGAGCGGCTCATCGAGGGCTTCGAGCGCGACTACCTCAAGGGTCTGCTCGAGCGCTGCGAGGGCAACATCTCCCGCGCCTCGCGCGAGGCGGGCATCGACCGCGTCTACCTGCGCAAGCTCCTGCGCAAGCACGGCCTGGACAGCGGCGGCGAGAGCGCCTGA
- a CDS encoding M4 family metallopeptidase, which yields MQISNKNPAVAPVVTQPTAPAAQESASAPQASQAPAATGFSEKSSFTPAAANLAAAARSTGPLNLQSAEAQTAIQKSMAHLQQTSTTHRGIVPSAPVSASLSPKQVFKDDLGMTHVRMDRQHEGVKVFGEQVISHLDKEGNVADVTGSLSNIPTGLGASPAKITAKEALDVAQKAFGKEATREPTSERVIVQGQDGQYRSAYHVQLDKLADFKPGEGPSRMNYFVDANSGELLESFDQIGGFEHEVKHAQEHAAGEVEGDIETHHPGADSCEDVDASPEEGPTKPLPPKAQGDDQTMYSGKVDLSTTKQADGTFTLEDKSRGGGVVTYDGQNKTRASGQTKFTDANDAWGEVTDDARTKAAVDAHYGAEMTYDFLKDVLGRNSLDDKGEKLVSYVHVDKNLVNAFWDGEKMSYGDGDGKTAGPLTTLDIAGHEIAHGLTERTAGLVYRGESGGLNEAFSDIMGTGVEWYASQKNPNVKFDWSMGEDAWKPGNKTGEALRYMNDPTQDNYSIDNYKNYPKQQEVHGSSGIANNAFYLLTEGGKNRTSGLEVKDGLGMEKSLKIFGRALTTYMTPNTTFSQARDATIKAATDLHGANSVEVQKVKDAWTAVGVESKK from the coding sequence ATGCAGATTTCCAACAAGAACCCGGCCGTTGCCCCCGTCGTCACCCAGCCCACCGCTCCCGCCGCCCAGGAGTCGGCCAGCGCCCCCCAGGCGTCGCAGGCCCCCGCGGCCACGGGCTTCAGTGAGAAGTCGAGCTTCACGCCGGCCGCCGCCAACCTCGCCGCCGCGGCGCGCAGCACGGGCCCGCTCAACCTCCAGAGCGCCGAGGCCCAGACGGCCATCCAGAAGTCCATGGCCCACCTGCAGCAGACGAGCACCACCCACCGCGGCATCGTCCCCAGCGCCCCGGTGTCCGCGTCGCTCTCGCCCAAGCAGGTGTTCAAGGACGACCTGGGCATGACGCACGTGCGCATGGACCGGCAGCACGAGGGCGTGAAGGTGTTCGGCGAGCAGGTCATCAGCCACCTGGACAAGGAGGGCAACGTGGCGGACGTCACGGGCTCGCTCTCCAACATCCCCACGGGCCTGGGCGCCTCGCCGGCGAAGATCACCGCGAAGGAAGCGCTCGACGTGGCCCAGAAGGCCTTCGGCAAGGAGGCCACGCGTGAGCCCACCTCCGAGCGCGTCATCGTCCAGGGTCAGGACGGCCAGTACCGCTCCGCCTACCACGTGCAGCTCGACAAGCTCGCGGACTTCAAGCCCGGCGAGGGCCCGAGCCGCATGAACTACTTCGTGGACGCCAACAGCGGCGAGCTGCTGGAGAGCTTCGACCAGATCGGCGGCTTCGAGCACGAGGTGAAGCACGCCCAGGAGCACGCCGCCGGCGAGGTCGAGGGCGACATCGAGACGCACCACCCCGGCGCGGACTCGTGCGAGGACGTGGACGCGTCCCCCGAGGAGGGCCCCACCAAGCCCCTGCCCCCCAAGGCCCAGGGTGACGACCAGACGATGTACAGCGGCAAGGTGGACCTCTCCACCACGAAGCAGGCCGACGGCACCTTCACCCTCGAGGACAAGTCCCGCGGCGGTGGCGTGGTGACCTACGACGGCCAGAACAAGACGCGCGCCAGCGGCCAGACGAAGTTCACCGACGCGAACGACGCGTGGGGCGAGGTGACGGACGACGCGCGCACCAAGGCGGCGGTGGACGCGCACTACGGCGCCGAGATGACGTACGACTTCCTCAAGGACGTGCTCGGCCGCAACTCCCTGGACGACAAGGGCGAGAAGCTCGTGTCCTACGTCCACGTGGACAAGAACCTCGTCAACGCCTTCTGGGACGGCGAGAAGATGAGCTACGGCGATGGCGACGGCAAGACGGCCGGTCCGCTCACCACGCTGGACATCGCGGGCCATGAAATCGCCCACGGCCTGACCGAGCGCACCGCGGGCCTCGTGTACCGGGGTGAGTCGGGCGGCCTGAACGAGGCCTTCAGCGACATCATGGGCACGGGCGTGGAGTGGTACGCGTCGCAGAAGAACCCGAATGTGAAGTTCGACTGGAGCATGGGCGAGGACGCCTGGAAGCCCGGAAACAAGACGGGCGAGGCGCTGCGCTACATGAACGACCCGACCCAGGACAACTACTCCATCGACAACTACAAGAACTACCCGAAGCAGCAGGAGGTCCACGGCTCCAGCGGCATCGCCAACAACGCCTTCTATCTGCTCACCGAGGGCGGCAAGAACCGCACGTCGGGCCTGGAAGTGAAGGACGGCCTCGGCATGGAGAAGAGCCTGAAGATCTTCGGCCGGGCGCTCACCACGTACATGACGCCCAACACCACGTTCTCCCAGGCGCGTGACGCCACCATCAAGGCGGCCACGGACCTGCACGGCGCCAACTCGGTGGAAGTGCAGAAGGTGAAGGACGCCTGGACCGCGGTGGGGGTCGAGTCCAAGAAGTAA
- a CDS encoding DUF6184 family natural product biosynthesis lipoprotein, which produces MKMNLGLVLAGAVGLFGCGTVADITNRQADAVTAAVNESCDRYEACGQIGPDKKYATRDACKAENQDFWNGRWDAADCEGHIVGASLDVCLDSIKTTSCDSILDQLDTAYNRCAKSDVCGTN; this is translated from the coding sequence ATGAAAATGAATCTCGGACTGGTGCTGGCGGGCGCGGTGGGACTCTTCGGGTGCGGGACGGTGGCGGACATCACCAACCGGCAGGCCGATGCCGTCACGGCGGCCGTCAACGAGAGCTGTGATCGCTACGAGGCCTGCGGACAGATCGGCCCGGACAAGAAGTACGCCACGCGCGACGCCTGCAAGGCGGAGAACCAGGACTTCTGGAACGGTCGCTGGGACGCCGCCGACTGCGAGGGCCACATCGTGGGCGCCAGCCTCGATGTCTGTCTGGACTCCATCAAGACCACGTCGTGTGACAGCATCCTCGACCAGCTGGACACCGCCTACAACCGGTGCGCCAAGTCCGACGTGTGCGGCACGAACTGA
- a CDS encoding DUF6184 family natural product biosynthesis lipoprotein yields the protein MDKIRGWCVLAVVACVGCGDSNMSGGGGGDTPTDQATAVRQASETNCNTYQECGSIGPDKTYVSYDDCMTRRLAFWNERWPASACTQRISQSPLSQCLNALGTLSCNSLIDELKVNNEYCPQANICAGP from the coding sequence ATGGACAAAATCCGGGGATGGTGTGTGCTGGCGGTGGTGGCGTGCGTGGGGTGTGGCGACTCGAACATGAGCGGGGGCGGCGGCGGGGACACCCCGACGGACCAGGCCACCGCGGTGCGGCAGGCGTCCGAGACCAACTGCAACACCTATCAAGAGTGTGGGTCCATCGGTCCGGACAAGACCTACGTGTCCTATGACGACTGCATGACCCGGCGTCTGGCGTTCTGGAACGAGCGCTGGCCGGCGAGCGCGTGTACCCAGCGCATCAGCCAGAGCCCGCTGTCGCAGTGCCTGAACGCGCTCGGGACGCTCTCGTGCAACAGCCTCATCGACGAGCTCAAGGTGAACAACGAGTACTGCCCCCAGGCGAACATCTGCGCGGGCCCGTAG
- a CDS encoding SDR family oxidoreductase translates to MTEQTVIVTGANSGVGLATVVELARRGATVIMACRSPERGEAALREARERAGSEKIELMRLDLASLDSIRAFASDFRARHSRLDVLINNAGVVTLKRQTTRDGFELQLGTNHLGHFLLTLLLLEPLRRAPQGRVVNLSSGAHQVGDIHWEDPHLTRRYRVWTAYGQSKLANILFTRALARRLRGTSVTVNALHPGAVATRLGQDRQTGFGKTVLRLLKPFFLTPEQGAETSVYLATSPEVAHVSGEYFYRLKPAPTSARARDEALAERLWTWSEQQVGERWPDA, encoded by the coding sequence ATGACTGAGCAGACGGTGATCGTGACGGGAGCCAACTCGGGGGTGGGGCTGGCCACGGTGGTGGAACTGGCGCGCCGGGGCGCCACCGTCATCATGGCCTGCCGCAGCCCCGAGCGCGGCGAGGCGGCCTTGCGCGAGGCGCGCGAGCGCGCGGGCTCGGAGAAGATCGAGCTGATGCGCCTGGACCTGGCCTCGCTCGACAGCATCCGGGCCTTCGCGAGCGACTTCCGCGCCCGCCACTCCCGCCTGGACGTGCTCATCAACAACGCGGGCGTCGTCACCCTCAAGCGCCAGACGACCCGCGACGGCTTCGAGCTGCAACTGGGCACCAACCACCTGGGCCACTTCCTACTGACGCTGCTCCTGCTCGAGCCGCTGCGCCGCGCCCCCCAGGGCCGGGTGGTCAACCTGTCCTCGGGCGCGCACCAGGTGGGTGACATCCATTGGGAGGATCCCCACCTCACCCGGCGCTACCGCGTGTGGACGGCGTATGGCCAGTCCAAGCTCGCCAACATCCTGTTCACCCGGGCGCTGGCGCGGCGGCTGCGCGGCACCTCGGTGACGGTCAACGCCTTGCACCCGGGCGCGGTGGCCACGCGCCTGGGCCAGGACCGCCAGACGGGCTTCGGCAAGACGGTGCTGCGGCTGCTCAAGCCCTTCTTCCTCACCCCCGAGCAGGGCGCGGAGACCTCGGTGTACCTGGCCACGAGCCCCGAGGTGGCCCACGTCTCCGGGGAGTACTTCTACCGCCTCAAGCCCGCCCCCACCTCCGCGCGCGCCCGGGACGAGGCGCTCGCCGAGCGGCTGTGGACCTGGAGCGAGCAACAGGTGGGGGAGCGCTGGCCGGACGCGTGA
- a CDS encoding M4 family metallopeptidase has translation MIRHRILAAVLTLPLAACSVDEGHPVPSDPDTPSTLAASEAKAALSVIPGALVLGAHEDGVPFLVRGEFGTLGRSLRGVSAGETPTLLSESLGRIAPVFRLSAADLVFTRAQVDERGHTHARYAQTKNGLPVVGHELVVHVDDTGRVYAANGSARDGESLGRARATLPREDAVRAALGAVEGTRLAAPSARLVYYRAPADGRLQLAYEVVVTGEGPTLPLRDHVFVSAREGVVLGRATEIHAALNRAVYTANNKTTLPGTLKRSEGGAATGDTHIDENYAHLATTYNCFKTNFGRDSYNNAGAQLKSSVHYDTNYTNAFWDGTQMVYGDSDGVEAGPLGKSLDVTVHELTHAVTESSSNLTYAYESGALNEGMSDIFAAYCESWTKGWSLAAPIWMIGDDIWTPNIPNDALRYMGNPTQDGYSTDYYPERYTGYADYGGVHYNSGIANLAFKLLATGGKHPRDKTTTSVPGLGMQKAGAIFYRANTLYMTASTTFAQAKAYTVQAATDLNHDPAAVIAAWDAVGVGGTTTPPCSSTLTLSNGTAVQGIAVGTGDWSCTYRLTVPAGMASLSFDMSGGTGDADLYVKYGAVPNESAYDCRPFWGGSTENCTFTSPPAGIYYVKIYGYSEASGVSLKGTYGSGGTGGGSDGGTDGGGSDGGTGDGGTDGGSDGGTGDGGTDGGGSDGGTGGGVTMLANGVETAMYAGATNSWRCFSVTVPSGRSQLTFTQTGKSGATGDGDLYVKYGAVPGEYSYDCRPYAVGSTETCTTQGPAAGTWYACTNAFTAFTNVTMKATW, from the coding sequence GTGATCCGTCATCGCATCCTGGCCGCAGTGCTCACCCTCCCCCTCGCGGCCTGCTCGGTCGACGAGGGCCACCCGGTGCCGTCCGACCCCGACACCCCCAGTACGCTCGCGGCCTCGGAGGCCAAGGCCGCGCTGAGTGTCATCCCCGGGGCCCTGGTGCTGGGCGCCCATGAGGACGGCGTGCCCTTCCTGGTGCGGGGCGAGTTCGGCACCCTGGGCCGCTCGCTCCGGGGCGTGAGTGCGGGCGAGACCCCCACCCTCTTGAGCGAGTCGCTCGGCCGCATCGCCCCCGTGTTCCGCCTGAGCGCGGCGGACCTGGTGTTCACGCGGGCCCAGGTGGACGAGCGGGGCCACACCCACGCGCGCTACGCGCAGACGAAGAACGGCCTGCCGGTGGTGGGCCACGAGCTCGTCGTGCACGTGGACGATACGGGCCGGGTGTACGCGGCCAACGGCTCGGCCCGGGATGGCGAGTCGCTGGGACGGGCCCGGGCCACCCTGCCCCGCGAGGACGCCGTGCGGGCCGCGCTCGGCGCCGTCGAGGGCACGCGGCTCGCCGCCCCGAGCGCCCGGCTCGTCTACTACCGCGCCCCGGCGGACGGCCGACTCCAGCTCGCCTACGAGGTGGTGGTGACGGGCGAGGGCCCCACCCTGCCCCTGCGCGACCATGTCTTCGTGAGCGCGCGGGAGGGCGTGGTGCTGGGCCGCGCCACGGAGATCCACGCGGCGCTCAACCGCGCGGTGTACACGGCCAACAACAAGACGACCCTGCCCGGCACGCTCAAGCGCTCCGAGGGCGGCGCGGCCACGGGTGACACGCACATCGACGAGAACTACGCGCACCTGGCCACCACCTACAACTGCTTCAAGACGAACTTCGGCCGCGACTCGTACAACAACGCGGGCGCGCAGCTGAAGAGCTCGGTCCACTACGACACCAACTACACCAACGCGTTCTGGGACGGCACGCAGATGGTGTACGGCGACAGCGATGGCGTGGAGGCGGGCCCGCTGGGCAAGTCGCTGGACGTGACGGTGCATGAGTTGACGCACGCGGTGACGGAGTCCTCGTCCAACCTCACGTATGCCTATGAGTCCGGCGCGCTCAACGAGGGCATGAGCGACATCTTCGCCGCCTATTGCGAGAGCTGGACGAAGGGCTGGTCCCTGGCGGCGCCCATCTGGATGATTGGCGATGACATCTGGACGCCGAACATCCCGAACGATGCCTTGCGCTACATGGGCAATCCCACCCAGGACGGGTACTCCACGGACTACTACCCCGAGCGCTACACGGGCTACGCGGACTACGGCGGCGTGCACTACAACTCGGGCATCGCCAACCTGGCGTTCAAGCTGCTGGCCACGGGCGGCAAGCACCCGCGCGACAAGACGACCACGAGCGTGCCGGGCCTGGGCATGCAGAAGGCGGGCGCCATCTTCTACCGGGCCAACACGCTGTACATGACGGCCTCCACCACCTTCGCCCAGGCCAAGGCCTACACGGTGCAGGCGGCCACGGACTTGAACCACGACCCGGCGGCGGTGATCGCGGCCTGGGACGCGGTGGGCGTGGGGGGCACGACGACGCCGCCCTGCTCTTCCACCCTCACGCTGAGCAACGGCACGGCCGTCCAGGGCATCGCGGTGGGCACGGGAGACTGGAGCTGCACGTACCGGCTGACCGTTCCCGCGGGCATGGCCTCGCTGTCCTTCGACATGAGCGGGGGCACGGGAGACGCGGACCTGTACGTGAAGTACGGCGCTGTGCCGAACGAGTCCGCCTACGACTGCCGTCCGTTCTGGGGAGGCAGCACGGAGAACTGCACCTTCACCTCGCCGCCGGCGGGCATCTACTACGTGAAGATCTACGGCTACTCGGAGGCCTCGGGCGTGAGCCTCAAGGGCACCTACGGCTCGGGCGGCACGGGCGGTGGGAGCGACGGAGGCACGGACGGCGGCGGGAGTGACGGAGGCACCGGCGACGGAGGCACGGACGGCGGGAGCGACGGAGGCACGGGCGATGGAGGCACGGACGGCGGCGGGAGCGACGGAGGCACGGGGGGTGGCGTGACCATGCTGGCCAACGGCGTGGAGACGGCGATGTACGCGGGCGCGACGAACTCGTGGCGGTGCTTCTCGGTGACCGTGCCGAGTGGCAGGAGCCAGCTGACCTTCACCCAGACGGGCAAGAGCGGCGCCACCGGCGATGGAGACCTGTACGTGAAGTACGGCGCCGTGCCGGGCGAGTACTCGTATGACTGCCGGCCCTATGCCGTGGGCAGCACCGAGACCTGCACGACGCAGGGCCCGGCGGCGGGCACCTGGTACGCCTGCACCAATGCCTTCACCGCCTTCACCAACGTCACCATGAAGGCCACCTGGTAG
- a CDS encoding HNH endonuclease: protein MAHDALWRAQNYKCCYCESREQSKRNDVEHFRPKARADRRPGSNETHGYWWLTWTWENLLFACRNCNQAPAKLDKFPLAEGSEALREGDVPPGAERPLLIDPATQSGIEHIQFVQTSLGTVSKTGRWYPRPRHGSRWGAMTIKACMLDRPDLLDLYGQRVEQYVRPMVEDIRVAMRTGTGADVQRLWSRTLIRLLNPAQEYIGLSYDALDQLIPATLRRKHQLDLRLP from the coding sequence GTGGCTCACGATGCGCTCTGGAGAGCGCAGAACTACAAGTGCTGCTATTGCGAGAGCCGCGAGCAGTCCAAGCGCAACGACGTCGAGCACTTCCGACCCAAGGCCCGCGCGGACCGGCGGCCTGGCTCCAACGAGACCCATGGCTATTGGTGGCTCACCTGGACCTGGGAGAACCTCCTCTTCGCCTGCCGCAATTGCAATCAGGCGCCGGCCAAGCTCGACAAGTTCCCGCTCGCCGAGGGCAGTGAGGCCCTGCGAGAGGGAGACGTGCCCCCCGGCGCGGAGCGGCCTCTCCTCATCGATCCCGCCACGCAATCCGGCATCGAGCACATCCAGTTCGTCCAGACCTCTCTCGGCACCGTGAGCAAGACGGGCAGGTGGTATCCCCGGCCTCGCCACGGAAGCCGTTGGGGCGCCATGACCATCAAGGCCTGCATGCTCGACCGGCCCGACCTGCTCGACTTGTACGGGCAACGTGTCGAGCAGTACGTCCGGCCCATGGTCGAGGACATCCGCGTGGCCATGCGCACAGGTACGGGCGCCGATGTTCAACGATTGTGGTCGCGTACGCTGATCCGATTGCTGAACCCGGCCCAGGAGTACATCGGCCTGTCCTATGACGCGCTGGATCAGCTCATCCCCGCCACGCTGAGACGCAAGCACCAGCTCGACTTGCGTCTCCCGTGA
- a CDS encoding AAA family ATPase → MYLLDLHVSGLKLLRDFRLDLRDAQGQPRMWTVLIGENGLCKTSILQAIAMAASGYIRANQLADVPSLPDRRREKGMTTINANFTFGMGRHLQRQYPERGQHLEKPPLIDTSLFIDPGYSVFDGASFYRDENSHQLDDPSSPVEVRLIRTDPVEKARATNLPQWFVAGYGTSRLLPRPFASDKAEDPALSRLNSLFDRGRLIGTGFAEMIENPEEFTDALNQALVSSQLLPRAKGVEIRGRGSAKNPNDVVSKHSVDIKMGKDTLKLPATWLSQGYQSTIAWIADIIGQMFWENDGAIALSDMEGLVLVDEIDLHLHPKWQLGLIPTLKRVFPKLQFIVTTHSPMVLPGLSREEIVILGQDEEGNVIAQESPESPSLLTGSEIYRTFFGIDRLHPSDLGKDLQRYSFLIADPLRSDAEEQEMRDIQKRLAAAGVDPGWEPVPRMQEPT, encoded by the coding sequence ATGTACCTCCTCGATCTCCACGTCTCCGGCCTCAAGCTCCTGCGCGACTTCCGACTCGACCTGCGAGACGCCCAGGGTCAGCCCCGGATGTGGACGGTCCTCATCGGGGAGAACGGGCTCTGTAAGACGAGCATCCTGCAGGCCATCGCCATGGCGGCAAGTGGGTACATCCGCGCCAACCAGCTCGCGGATGTGCCGTCATTGCCTGACCGACGACGTGAAAAGGGCATGACGACAATAAATGCCAATTTCACCTTTGGGATGGGAAGACACTTGCAGCGCCAGTATCCAGAAAGGGGACAGCATCTTGAAAAGCCGCCGCTTATCGATACGAGCCTGTTCATAGATCCTGGCTACAGCGTTTTTGATGGCGCTTCCTTCTACCGAGATGAAAATAGCCATCAGTTGGATGACCCTAGCTCGCCAGTAGAAGTTCGTCTCATCCGTACAGATCCCGTAGAGAAAGCCCGAGCTACCAATCTTCCCCAATGGTTCGTGGCGGGCTATGGAACCTCTCGCTTGTTGCCTCGCCCTTTTGCGAGCGACAAAGCCGAAGACCCTGCCCTCAGCCGCCTCAACTCCTTGTTCGATCGGGGTCGACTGATTGGTACCGGCTTCGCGGAGATGATCGAGAATCCAGAAGAGTTCACGGACGCGTTGAATCAAGCCCTCGTGAGCAGTCAATTGCTCCCACGGGCCAAGGGTGTCGAGATACGCGGACGAGGCTCGGCGAAGAATCCAAATGACGTCGTCTCAAAGCACAGCGTCGACATCAAGATGGGCAAGGACACCTTGAAGCTCCCAGCTACTTGGCTGTCCCAAGGGTATCAGAGCACCATCGCCTGGATTGCCGACATCATCGGCCAGATGTTCTGGGAGAACGACGGGGCCATTGCTCTCTCCGACATGGAGGGGCTGGTGCTCGTCGACGAGATTGATCTGCACCTGCATCCCAAGTGGCAGCTCGGCCTCATCCCCACGCTCAAGCGGGTCTTCCCCAAGCTCCAGTTCATCGTGACGACCCACTCGCCCATGGTTCTGCCCGGGCTGTCCCGTGAGGAGATCGTCATCCTGGGTCAGGACGAGGAAGGCAACGTCATCGCCCAGGAGAGCCCGGAGTCTCCCTCGCTGCTCACCGGCAGCGAGATCTACCGCACCTTCTTCGGCATCGACCGGCTGCATCCGTCCGATCTCGGCAAGGATCTCCAGCGCTACAGCTTCCTCATCGCGGATCCGCTGCGAAGCGACGCAGAGGAGCAGGAGATGAGGGACATCCAGAAGCGTCTCGCCGCGGCGGGCGTCGATCCGGGTTGGGAACCCGTCCCTCGCATGCAGGAGCCGACGTGA
- a CDS encoding SET domain-containing protein, whose protein sequence is MKKVFVAECRLGRGVFAAVPFKRGDVILTFAGQLRSLRDILGRPDSFNMLQVGRDEYLELEAPGLYGNHSCEPNAGLQDNTTLVALRDILAGEEILYDYSTTMSEDPETMECRCCTRLCRGMVRDFQHLPPEVRHHYLSLGLVPDFILEEQTVRLPLFFQEGLTGS, encoded by the coding sequence ATGAAGAAGGTCTTCGTTGCCGAGTGCAGGCTGGGCCGAGGTGTGTTCGCCGCGGTGCCTTTCAAGCGGGGAGACGTCATCCTCACCTTCGCGGGCCAATTGCGCTCGCTGCGCGACATCCTGGGCCGTCCCGACTCCTTCAACATGCTGCAGGTCGGGCGTGACGAGTACCTGGAATTGGAGGCGCCGGGCCTCTATGGCAACCACTCGTGCGAGCCCAACGCGGGCCTCCAGGACAACACCACGCTCGTGGCCCTGCGCGACATCCTCGCCGGGGAGGAGATCCTCTACGATTACTCCACCACCATGAGCGAGGACCCGGAGACCATGGAGTGCCGCTGCTGCACCCGGCTCTGCCGGGGCATGGTGCGCGACTTCCAGCACTTGCCGCCCGAGGTGCGCCACCACTACCTGTCGCTCGGGCTGGTGCCGGACTTCATCCTGGAGGAGCAGACCGTGCGCCTGCCCCTGTTCTTCCAGGAAGGGCTCACGGGCTCCTGA